One Aphidius gifuensis isolate YNYX2018 linkage group LG3, ASM1490517v1, whole genome shotgun sequence DNA window includes the following coding sequences:
- the LOC122851859 gene encoding SET and MYND domain-containing protein 4-like, producing the protein MNSENENNWTELFNDIVYKTVVEYQSSSDYNEENSIKFILNNLTNHEKFKIIRFDTFNITKKSTKESIKFRLKGNSYFISSSTQESNLDKAVEEYTKSVAHAPSTSEELAIGYANRSAVFFKARLISDCLLDIEHALENNYPDSLKAKLYYRKAMCLRVLNSNDNPEIKEAFTEAKKWSIEMSEENKKLMEIMLKEQLEMTDSINKTIFTKWNSDSFLPKLDTENSIIPGLSDALKMEYNEKFGRHMIATRDIRPGEILGIQKPYASAVIEKIRYTICWNCENQTWSSIPCTHCVDVIYCSTICRDTGNLKHHDIECHILSEMFHLKMDTSMFLSLRLTIMALKQSSDSLEILKNNLKKIDQTNDSKTKGFTNNILDPTSYRSAYGLSHNTVDKNLQLETKTWSIIVAYLLATKTKIFGKKFNKNEITNFKENKYFIFLINLIEINRIISDQNCFSIYASEKIEKTWTIAPTFTFFNHSCIRMVVRRFIGNMMTLTALYPIKKNEQVFETYTVQYDKVCKFERQKYLMKWYQFNCQCQACTNDWCIPRENSIRHLNNSIDMENIKIKKIFWENKLINFGRKFHDFTDLSSDIKKIIDIIEENLRIYSNNSIKVVDVVQLLEDLLKIMQDKYLSLDI; encoded by the exons ATGAATAGTGAAAATGAAA ataattggacggaattatttaatgatattgtatataaaacgGTCGTTGAATATCAATCGTCATCAGACTACAATGAAGaaaattctattaaatttattttgaataatttaacaaatcatgaaaaatttaaaattatccgATTTGACACGTTtaatattactaaaaaatCGACAAaagaatcaattaaatttagattaaaaggcaatagttattttatttcatcatcaacgCAAGAATCAAATTTGGACAAAGCAGTTGAAGAATACACAAAAAGTGTTGCACACGCACCATCAACAAGTGAAGAACTTGCTATTGGATATGCAAATCGCAGTGCtgtattttttaaagccaGGTTAATATCAGATTGTTTGTTAGACATTGAACAtgcacttgaaaataattatccaGATTCTTTAAAAGCAAAACTATATTATCGCAAGGCCATGTGTCTTCGGGTGTTAAATTCTAATGACAATCCTGAAATCAAAGAGGCTTTTACCGAGGCTAAAAAATGGTCCATAGAAATGagtgaagaaaataaaaaacttatggAAATAATGTTGAAGGAACAATTAGAAATGACAGAttcaattaacaaaacaatatttacaaaatggaATTCTGATAGTTTCTTGCCAAAATTAGATactgaaaattcaataattcctGGTTTATCTGATGCACTTAAAAtggaatataatgaaaaatttggaAGACACATGATAGCAACAAGAGACATCAGACCCGGAGAAATATTGGGAATTCAAAAACCTTATGCATCGGCTGTTATCGAGAAAATACGATATACAATTTGTTGGAACTGTGAAAATCAAACATGGTCAAGTATTCCATGTACCCACTGTGTTGATGTTATTTATTGTTCAACAATTTGTCGAGATACTGGTAATTTAAAACATCATGACATTGAATGTCATATACTTTCAGAAatgtttcatttaaaaatggaTACGTCAATGTTTTTAAGTTTACGACTTACTATTATGGCTTTGAAACAATCTTCTGATTctcttgaaattttgaaaaacaatctcaaaaaaattgatcaaacaaatg attCCAAAACAAAAGGTTTTACTAATAATATTCTTGATCCAACAAGTTATAGAAGTGCATACGGGCTCTCACATAATacagttgataaaaatttacaattagaAACAAAAACATGGTCTATTATAGTTGCTTATCTTCTAGCTACGAAAACGAAaatatttggtaaaaaatttaacaaaaatgaaatcacaaattttaaagaaaataaatattttatttttctcattaatttgattgaaataaatagaataatttctgatcaaaattgtttttcaatttatgcaagtgaaaaaattgaaaaaacatggACAATTGCACcaacttttacattttttaatcatagCTGTATTCGTATGGTTGTCAGAAGATTTATTGGTAATATGATGACTTTGACTGCGCTTTAtcctattaaaaaaaatgaacaagtaTTTGAAACATACACTGTACAGTACGACAAAGTATGTAAATTTGAAAGACAAAAATACTTGATGAAATGGtatcaatttaattgtcaatGTCAAGCTTGCACAAATGACTGGTGTATACCACGGGAAAATAGTATTCGTCATTTGAATAACTCAATagatatggaaaatataaaaataaaaaaaatcttttggGAAAATAAACTCATAAATTTTGGTCGTAAATTTCATGATTTTACAGATTTATCAtcggatataaaaaaaatcattgatattattgaagaaaatctcagaatttattcaaataattcaataaaagttgttgatgttgttcaATTATTAgaagatttattaaaaattatgcaagataaatatttatcattagatatataa